From Methanobacterium congolense, one genomic window encodes:
- a CDS encoding DUF366 family protein, translated as MKHLKLPDGTKYDGSQIEPMWAFRQFKVKDSSIVSWTGPVEIEPDNLIDYEDVGLEIKGGLMLNFIIEHFDCQPADMRLCYHRQRLFVMIVRDLLEKRGIETRREGDDIYVGDGKLSISIATGSISSMKIHFALNITTVGTPEAVETAGLLEGDNGLKREDVQDLADEACSAYMDEISSIESDITKTRVF; from the coding sequence ATGAAGCACCTGAAACTCCCAGACGGTACGAAATATGATGGAAGCCAGATAGAACCTATGTGGGCATTTAGACAGTTCAAAGTAAAGGATTCAAGTATTGTGAGCTGGACAGGTCCTGTTGAGATTGAGCCAGATAACCTCATTGACTACGAGGATGTGGGTCTGGAGATAAAGGGAGGACTTATGCTCAACTTCATAATAGAACACTTCGACTGTCAACCTGCAGATATGAGGCTCTGCTACCACAGGCAGCGCCTTTTCGTCATGATCGTTAGGGACCTCCTTGAGAAGAGAGGTATAGAAACCCGCCGTGAAGGGGATGACATCTACGTGGGTGATGGGAAGCTCAGTATATCCATAGCAACGGGTTCAATAAGCAGTATGAAGATACACTTCGCCCTCAACATTACAACAGTTGGAACACCTGAAGCAGTTGAAACTGCAGGGCTTCTTGAAGGGGATAATGGTTTGAAGAGGGAGGATGTTCAGGATCTTGCAGATGAAGCCTGTAGTGCCTACATGGATGAAATTTCATCAATAGAATCTGATATAACTAAAACAAGGGTTTTTTAA
- a CDS encoding PPC domain-containing DNA-binding protein has product MIVSRLRPGQDLKKGIESMVKEGDLNSGVLLCIVGSLNAATLRMSNENKRVFKGPFEIVSAEGTLSSEGIHVHLAVSDHEGMVFGGHLLDGCEVHTTAEICVLETPKPLKRVFDPETGYRELSVG; this is encoded by the coding sequence ATGATAGTTTCAAGACTTAGACCCGGGCAAGACCTTAAAAAAGGTATAGAAAGTATGGTAAAAGAAGGGGATCTAAACTCCGGAGTGCTGCTCTGCATAGTTGGAAGCCTCAATGCAGCAACTTTAAGGATGTCCAATGAAAATAAAAGGGTTTTCAAGGGCCCATTTGAAATAGTCTCTGCTGAGGGAACGTTATCTTCAGAGGGAATCCATGTTCACCTGGCGGTTTCCGACCATGAAGGCATGGTTTTTGGAGGACACCTCCTTGATGGATGTGAGGTACACACAACAGCTGAGATATGTGTTCTGGAAACTCCAAAACCATTGAAAAGAGTTTTTGACCCTGAAACAGGTTACAGAGAACTTTCAGTTGGGTGA
- a CDS encoding DNA polymerase subunit beta — protein sequence MRARPRDFIHTTDDLFFATTTYLHPEDRILSFLRYIPDPNGDRSLNGKRYSKVDSKQAYEFLSQNFPDYLFDCDITKVQMMGVPIDRVETILHPEERLEEIMNMADPDELLKKVIKVADTFHEHAGIPYDKMGISGSTLPGLYKTAQSDVDFVVYGLQNHRKAMKAFEEIKKDENGALKGIGPDYWRKLYEKRIKDGSLSYEEFMWYENRKHNRGVVDDSLFDILATRDWDEIHGSYADTTFEPMGTLEVECTVKNAIAAFDNPSVYEVKDVKILEGPDVPLDEVASFTHTYAGQAVEGERVLARGKLERFTGPKSGYRIVVGTTRESIGEYIKLKDLKL from the coding sequence ATGAGAGCCAGACCCAGAGATTTTATACACACCACGGATGATCTTTTCTTTGCAACAACGACTTACCTCCATCCTGAAGATAGGATACTCTCATTTTTAAGGTATATTCCTGATCCAAATGGGGATCGGTCATTGAATGGTAAGAGATATTCCAAGGTTGATTCAAAACAAGCCTACGAATTTTTAAGCCAGAATTTTCCAGATTACCTCTTCGACTGTGACATAACAAAGGTTCAGATGATGGGGGTGCCCATTGACAGGGTTGAAACAATTTTACACCCTGAAGAACGCCTTGAGGAAATAATGAACATGGCAGATCCTGATGAACTCCTTAAGAAGGTCATTAAGGTTGCAGATACCTTCCATGAACATGCAGGAATTCCCTACGATAAAATGGGAATATCAGGATCAACACTTCCAGGCCTGTACAAAACTGCCCAGTCCGATGTTGATTTCGTTGTTTACGGACTTCAGAATCACAGAAAAGCCATGAAGGCATTTGAAGAGATAAAAAAGGATGAAAATGGTGCTCTTAAGGGAATTGGTCCTGATTACTGGAGGAAGCTTTACGAGAAGAGGATAAAGGATGGTTCCCTGAGTTACGAGGAGTTCATGTGGTACGAGAACCGTAAACACAACAGAGGAGTTGTTGACGACAGCTTATTCGACATCCTTGCAACCCGTGACTGGGATGAGATCCATGGAAGCTACGCAGATACAACCTTCGAGCCCATGGGAACCCTTGAAGTGGAGTGCACAGTGAAAAATGCCATTGCTGCCTTCGACAATCCATCTGTTTATGAGGTAAAAGATGTTAAGATTCTGGAGGGTCCCGATGTGCCCCTGGATGAGGTGGCTTCATTCACACACACCTACGCAGGTCAGGCAGTTGAGGGAGAACGCGTTCTTGCCAGGGGAAAACTTGAAAGATTCACAGGGCCCAAAAGTGGATACAGAATCGTTGTGGGAACAACAAGGGAGTCCATTGGGGAGTACATTAAATTGAAGGATCTGAAGTTATGA
- a CDS encoding homoserine dehydrogenase, with the protein MKDTVNIGLIGFGTIGSGVVETFNMNTPLIEDKVGKKVKLKRIVDLDVTTDRGVEVDPEALSTDVNDIFNDPEIDIVIELMGGYQPALKFILQALENGKHVVTANKALLAKHWEEVISTAKKNNVRVCFEASVGGGIPLLQPLNEGLASNNIESVYGIINGTANYILTKMTEEGREFGDVLKEAQEKGYAEADPTFDIEGHDTAQKLIILTILGFGVYVKQERFHVEGITRVTPDDIAFARDEMGCCIKLLAISKLVDGELEVRVHPTLVPEEHLLSSVNGVFNGAYLIGDVVGPVMMYGQGAGMMPTASAVVGDCIDIIQNMTKPVAYGPKNTRVQSVKEMSDVETKYYIRLTTEDKAGVLHEIAGIFRDYDISLESVNQKPTTNKGEVQIFIVTHTALERNMTTAAEKISQLKFVESEPMFIRLL; encoded by the coding sequence ATGAAAGATACTGTGAATATTGGACTTATTGGATTTGGAACCATTGGAAGTGGTGTTGTTGAAACCTTCAACATGAACACCCCCCTCATAGAAGACAAGGTGGGTAAGAAGGTCAAGCTCAAGAGGATCGTTGATCTGGACGTAACAACTGACAGGGGCGTTGAAGTGGATCCTGAAGCCCTTTCAACCGATGTCAACGATATTTTCAACGATCCTGAGATAGACATAGTCATAGAGCTCATGGGAGGTTACCAACCTGCACTCAAGTTCATTCTTCAGGCCCTTGAAAATGGTAAGCACGTGGTAACTGCCAACAAAGCCTTGCTTGCAAAGCACTGGGAGGAAGTGATCTCAACTGCCAAGAAAAACAACGTCAGGGTCTGTTTTGAGGCGAGTGTGGGTGGAGGTATACCTCTGCTCCAGCCGCTCAACGAGGGCCTGGCATCCAACAACATAGAATCAGTATACGGGATAATAAATGGTACAGCCAACTACATACTGACCAAGATGACTGAAGAGGGACGTGAATTTGGTGATGTTCTGAAGGAGGCTCAGGAGAAGGGATACGCAGAGGCTGATCCAACCTTCGATATTGAGGGTCATGACACTGCCCAAAAGCTCATCATCTTAACCATACTTGGCTTTGGAGTTTACGTTAAACAGGAACGTTTCCATGTTGAGGGAATAACCCGTGTAACCCCTGATGACATAGCCTTTGCACGGGATGAAATGGGATGCTGTATCAAACTCCTTGCAATATCCAAACTCGTTGATGGTGAGCTGGAGGTCCGTGTTCATCCAACCCTCGTGCCTGAGGAGCATCTCTTATCATCTGTTAACGGTGTTTTCAACGGTGCATACCTGATTGGTGACGTTGTTGGGCCTGTGATGATGTACGGACAGGGTGCAGGTATGATGCCCACTGCAAGTGCAGTTGTAGGTGACTGCATAGACATAATTCAAAACATGACAAAACCAGTTGCATACGGGCCAAAGAACACCAGGGTTCAGAGTGTTAAGGAAATGTCAGACGTTGAAACCAAGTACTACATCAGACTCACAACTGAAGACAAAGCTGGAGTCCTCCATGAAATCGCGGGAATATTCCGTGACTACGATATAAGCCTTGAATCTGTCAATCAGAAACCAACAACCAACAAAGGTGAGGTTCAGATCTTCATCGTGACCCACACAGCCCTTGAGAGGAACATGACCACCGCAGCAGAAAAGATCAGCCAGTTGAAGTTTGTTGAATCGGAACCTATGTTTATAAGGCTTTTATAA
- the cas4 gene encoding CRISPR-associated protein Cas4: MLNVSSISEYVYCPLKVYLRQSEGHNIQTPAMLRGRMVHEVRRGFEELLKRNLWSINEEMNAKTIFEILMEDVAEFVDKTLLKYCEKESMDPKSAETISRKLKDDFEVESWLMAVKVWKIISNRPKSGSDIADMFFPPVLLEFTIENNELNLRGKIDRIEIMDGYYYPVEVKSGLPPVKGVWKSDSLQIAAYALLMEEEFNREVSVGFIDYMGSCQRRPVFMEVNLREEVLNVLEEMRMMFHEGVVPEMVQNPKKCSKCEYSEICEYSTN; the protein is encoded by the coding sequence ATGTTGAATGTGTCTTCAATCTCAGAGTATGTTTACTGCCCCTTGAAAGTTTATCTAAGGCAAAGTGAAGGTCATAACATTCAGACCCCTGCAATGCTAAGGGGCAGAATGGTACATGAAGTGAGAAGGGGGTTTGAAGAGCTTCTGAAGCGAAACTTATGGTCCATCAATGAAGAAATGAACGCTAAAACCATATTTGAAATTCTTATGGAGGATGTAGCAGAATTTGTGGATAAAACCTTGCTCAAGTACTGTGAAAAGGAGAGTATGGATCCTAAAAGTGCTGAAACCATTTCAAGAAAACTTAAAGATGATTTCGAAGTTGAATCATGGTTGATGGCAGTTAAAGTCTGGAAGATAATTTCAAACAGGCCTAAATCAGGTTCAGATATTGCAGATATGTTCTTTCCACCGGTACTCCTTGAATTTACAATAGAAAATAACGAACTGAATTTACGGGGAAAGATCGATCGCATTGAAATAATGGATGGTTACTACTATCCAGTTGAGGTTAAAAGTGGTTTACCCCCAGTTAAAGGAGTTTGGAAGTCTGATTCACTCCAAATAGCAGCTTACGCCCTTTTAATGGAGGAAGAATTCAACAGAGAGGTCTCAGTAGGTTTCATTGATTACATGGGTTCCTGTCAGCGAAGGCCTGTCTTCATGGAGGTTAACCTGCGAGAGGAAGTTTTGAATGTTCTAGAGGAGATGAGGATGATGTTCCATGAGGGTGTAGTTCCTGAAATGGTTCAAAATCCTAAAAAATGTAGTAAATGTGAGTACTCTGAAATCTGTGAGTACTCAACTAATTGA
- a CDS encoding cupin domain-containing protein: MTDELKAKTLKVEDLIEYQEGSVVSREIIRKDTGTVTIFAFDKGEGLSEHTAPFDAMVQIIDGKAEITISGNKNVLEKGDMIIMPANDPHALKALERYKMVLTMIRS, translated from the coding sequence ATGACAGATGAACTTAAGGCAAAAACTTTGAAAGTTGAAGATTTGATAGAATATCAGGAAGGCTCTGTTGTAAGCAGGGAAATCATAAGGAAGGACACTGGAACAGTAACCATATTTGCATTTGATAAGGGTGAAGGATTGAGCGAACACACAGCACCCTTTGATGCAATGGTTCAGATCATTGATGGAAAAGCTGAGATAACAATTTCAGGCAATAAAAACGTGCTGGAGAAGGGGGACATGATCATAATGCCTGCAAATGATCCCCACGCTCTAAAAGCTCTTGAAAGATATAAAATGGTCCTGACAATGATACGCTCATGA
- a CDS encoding DUF6448 family protein produces MAPHCDTMDGPVVKAAELAIEMENINYILPFVALEYDEELRKAFRKTLRVREESADAAELADRWFFETAVRLHRMGEGKPYTGLKPAGLDWGPVVPRAENALKTGDLDDLKNFVLKAVSEALEWRFKSAVSQKDYKLNDVDAARAYVNAMLNFVLFSNELYIYVEGVSEEEEDVE; encoded by the coding sequence ATGGCACCACACTGTGATACAATGGATGGCCCTGTTGTTAAAGCTGCTGAACTGGCCATTGAAATGGAAAATATAAATTACATACTGCCCTTCGTGGCACTGGAGTATGATGAAGAGTTGAGAAAGGCATTCAGAAAAACTTTAAGGGTTAGGGAAGAAAGTGCAGATGCAGCTGAACTTGCAGATCGCTGGTTCTTTGAAACGGCTGTAAGACTACATAGAATGGGTGAGGGCAAACCCTACACAGGACTCAAACCAGCTGGGCTTGACTGGGGGCCTGTTGTTCCCAGGGCAGAAAATGCACTAAAGACAGGAGATCTGGACGACCTCAAAAATTTCGTACTCAAAGCAGTTTCTGAAGCTTTAGAATGGCGTTTCAAATCTGCAGTGTCCCAGAAGGATTACAAGTTGAATGATGTGGATGCTGCAAGGGCCTATGTGAATGCAATGCTGAACTTCGTACTATTCTCAAACGAACTCTACATATACGTTGAAGGAGTAAGTGAAGAGGAAGAGGATGTTGAGTAA
- a CDS encoding PAS domain S-box protein, whose product MVKKTLKDTNPRITATKITAIYLILSLIWIIFSDMFLGTLYKNSEMLTWMQSLKGIFFVVITAFVIYILVYRDIKSLKLSEDALIRSEKNYRHLVENAQEGIWNVDPLGKTIFVNGRMAEMLGYTIDEMMGASIFSFLDDDGISTAKKHMDLLEQGKTEQHGLEFIRKNGDKIYGLVETSPLRDDMGNYKGINGFITDITGRKKAELRANYFNRLYAFLSQVNQSIVRIKDKNELFRAICQTAVDFGNFRMAWIGLIDEDTGWIHAEEWAGHEEGFLQHVKINVKRKINLQGPIGTSIGNGKLSTRSNIQTLNSLPWDEESFKRGYRSSAALPLFERCKPVGVLVLYASEVDFFSEDEKALLEEIGGDISFALDAIASEKEREIAENNLKRSEEKYRTLYASMNEGLAVHRVLYTETGEAEDYVVMDVNPAYEKLLNLIRKDIIGKKATEVYKTKEAPYLEIYAGVADDGEPQSFESYFEPMNKYFRISVFSPKKGEFATVFEDITLKKRAEEEIKKLNEELEFRVRKRTAELEAANHDMESFSYSVSHDLRAPLRVIRSFSSILARKYVDNLDDDGIHYLHNIVDATERMGTLIDDILLYSRTGRKSVQKKPISIRNVLEEVLDDLNENIKAKNAVVNIPNDLPTITSDRTLLNQIFINIIGNALTYQEPDKKPEIDIFWQKNEDTIKICMRDNGIGIPEKYHGHVFKIFQRLHGESTYSGTGIGLAIARKAAELMEGSLWIESSQKGQGTTFCLELPLK is encoded by the coding sequence ATGGTTAAAAAAACTCTTAAAGATACCAATCCACGAATCACAGCAACTAAAATAACTGCTATTTATCTAATTTTGAGTTTAATATGGATAATATTCTCAGACATGTTCCTGGGGACTTTATACAAAAATTCAGAAATGTTAACATGGATGCAGAGTCTCAAGGGGATTTTTTTTGTTGTAATAACTGCCTTTGTTATTTACATTCTTGTGTATCGGGATATCAAATCCTTGAAACTTTCAGAAGATGCCCTAATCCGAAGTGAGAAAAATTACAGGCACCTGGTTGAGAATGCTCAGGAAGGTATATGGAACGTTGATCCATTGGGTAAAACCATCTTCGTCAATGGTAGAATGGCTGAGATGTTGGGTTATACAATCGATGAAATGATGGGAGCTTCAATATTCTCTTTTTTAGATGATGATGGCATTTCAACTGCTAAAAAGCATATGGATCTCCTTGAACAGGGTAAAACTGAACAGCACGGTCTCGAGTTCATCAGGAAGAACGGGGATAAAATTTATGGTCTGGTTGAAACATCACCTCTTAGGGATGATATGGGAAATTATAAAGGAATTAATGGATTTATTACAGATATAACTGGGCGTAAAAAGGCTGAACTAAGGGCAAACTACTTCAACAGACTTTATGCGTTTTTGAGTCAGGTAAATCAGTCCATTGTACGTATAAAAGATAAAAATGAACTTTTCAGGGCCATATGTCAAACTGCAGTGGATTTTGGAAACTTTAGGATGGCTTGGATAGGTTTGATTGATGAAGATACAGGGTGGATACATGCAGAAGAATGGGCTGGACATGAGGAAGGATTTCTTCAGCACGTTAAAATAAATGTAAAACGTAAAATCAATTTACAGGGCCCCATTGGAACTTCAATAGGAAATGGGAAGCTTTCAACCAGATCGAACATTCAAACCCTCAATTCTCTCCCATGGGATGAAGAATCATTTAAAAGGGGTTACAGATCATCTGCAGCACTTCCACTCTTTGAGAGGTGTAAACCAGTGGGGGTGCTGGTTTTATATGCATCAGAGGTTGATTTTTTTTCAGAGGATGAAAAAGCACTTCTTGAGGAAATTGGCGGGGACATATCCTTTGCACTTGATGCCATTGCATCAGAAAAGGAACGTGAAATCGCAGAAAATAATTTAAAGAGGAGTGAGGAGAAATACAGAACACTTTATGCCTCAATGAACGAGGGACTGGCTGTTCACAGGGTTCTTTACACTGAAACTGGAGAAGCTGAGGATTATGTTGTTATGGATGTTAATCCTGCCTATGAAAAACTATTGAACCTAATCCGTAAGGATATAATTGGAAAAAAAGCTACAGAGGTTTATAAAACCAAGGAAGCTCCTTACCTTGAAATATACGCAGGTGTGGCAGATGATGGGGAACCCCAGAGTTTCGAAAGCTACTTCGAACCCATGAACAAATATTTTCGCATATCAGTTTTTTCACCTAAGAAAGGGGAATTTGCAACGGTATTTGAGGATATTACCCTTAAAAAGAGGGCTGAAGAAGAGATCAAAAAGCTCAATGAAGAACTGGAGTTCAGGGTTCGTAAGCGTACTGCTGAGCTCGAAGCTGCAAACCATGACATGGAATCATTTTCATATTCAGTTTCCCATGATTTAAGAGCGCCGCTACGTGTTATACGCAGTTTTTCCAGTATATTGGCCCGAAAATATGTGGATAATCTGGATGATGATGGAATCCATTACTTGCACAACATAGTGGACGCAACAGAGCGTATGGGCACTTTAATAGATGATATACTGCTTTACTCACGAACAGGACGCAAATCAGTTCAAAAAAAACCAATATCAATTAGAAACGTACTTGAAGAAGTTTTAGATGATTTAAATGAGAACATAAAGGCAAAAAATGCGGTTGTAAATATTCCCAATGATCTGCCAACTATAACTTCAGATAGAACCCTTTTGAATCAAATATTCATCAACATCATTGGAAATGCATTGACATATCAGGAACCTGATAAAAAACCAGAAATAGATATTTTCTGGCAAAAAAACGAAGACACTATAAAGATTTGCATGAGAGACAATGGAATAGGTATTCCTGAAAAGTATCATGGTCATGTTTTCAAAATATTTCAGCGCCTTCACGGTGAATCTACATATTCAGGAACAGGTATAGGGCTGGCGATTGCAAGAAAAGCTGCTGAACTGATGGAAGGATCCCTATGGATAGAATCGTCCCAAAAAGGCCAGGGAACAACCTTTTGTCTCGAACTTCCATTGAAATAA
- a CDS encoding DUF5612 domain-containing protein, with the protein MKEIAINIRAQNKPGVLRDITDMMARCGVNITYTYLFMEDPNSASIYMELEDVKNAEKFVGQIKNFREVISVDMHRSMGEIYGKRIIIIGGGAQVAQVALGAITEADRHNIRGERISIDTIPLVGEKELAEAVSAVGRLPRVGALVLAGSLMGGKISDSIEKIKKEHDVVVISLNMPGSVASKADLVVTDPVQAGVMAVMAIADTAVFDIKRLRDMKF; encoded by the coding sequence ATGAAGGAAATTGCAATAAACATAAGGGCCCAGAACAAACCGGGAGTTTTAAGGGATATAACTGATATGATGGCACGTTGCGGAGTTAACATCACCTACACATATCTGTTCATGGAAGATCCGAACTCTGCATCCATATACATGGAACTGGAAGACGTTAAAAACGCTGAGAAGTTTGTTGGGCAGATAAAGAACTTCAGAGAAGTGATATCTGTGGACATGCACCGTTCAATGGGTGAAATCTACGGTAAAAGAATCATAATAATCGGTGGAGGGGCACAGGTTGCCCAAGTTGCATTGGGTGCCATAACTGAGGCAGACAGGCACAACATTCGTGGTGAAAGGATAAGTATTGATACTATACCTCTTGTAGGTGAAAAAGAACTTGCAGAAGCAGTTTCAGCAGTTGGAAGGCTTCCAAGGGTGGGAGCGCTGGTGCTTGCAGGATCCCTTATGGGCGGCAAAATATCAGATTCCATAGAAAAAATAAAAAAAGAACACGATGTGGTGGTTATAAGTCTCAACATGCCTGGAAGTGTAGCAAGCAAGGCAGATTTGGTTGTAACGGACCCTGTTCAGGCAGGGGTCATGGCTGTAATGGCCATAGCTGACACTGCAGTCTTTGATATAAAGCGACTTCGGGACATGAAATTTTAA
- a CDS encoding pyridoxamine 5'-phosphate oxidase family protein produces MKMRRSDREITDPEEISEILEKAQVCRVALACNNEPYIVPMNFGFKDKHLYLHSAPEGRKISILHRNNRVCFEVDIETELIKSDKPCNWGMEYRSVIGSGAAVFIEDTSEKKRILNIIMKKYSHEKHHEYDENILKNVTIIKVHIEEIKAKGRI; encoded by the coding sequence ATGAAGATGAGAAGAAGTGACAGGGAAATAACCGACCCTGAGGAAATCTCAGAAATACTGGAAAAGGCCCAGGTATGCAGGGTAGCGTTAGCTTGCAATAATGAGCCTTACATAGTTCCAATGAACTTTGGATTTAAGGACAAACACCTTTACCTCCATTCTGCACCCGAGGGAAGGAAGATCAGCATTCTTCACAGGAACAACAGGGTATGTTTCGAGGTGGACATTGAAACGGAACTTATTAAGTCTGATAAGCCCTGCAACTGGGGTATGGAGTACAGAAGTGTGATTGGATCCGGTGCAGCCGTTTTTATTGAGGATACATCAGAAAAAAAGAGAATTTTAAACATCATAATGAAGAAGTACTCCCATGAAAAGCATCATGAATACGATGAAAACATTTTGAAGAATGTGACAATTATTAAGGTACATATAGAAGAGATTAAGGCCAAGGGACGTATTTGA
- a CDS encoding TetR/AcrR family transcriptional regulator, translating into MNKTPNEEGKVSTKDKIFQVSIDLFSEKGFNAVSIREIAREVGIRESSIYNHYKNKDAILDTIIEYFMEIMGSSGPQEDVGVDLLTQSPEAFLKCGASMYMDQINTPTMNKIWRIISIEMYQNENIRHIFLESMLEEPLKFWESIFTQLIENKLIKPFDPKILAREYFFFGVYLFFEHFVLRYPDTEESFIDTAKDRLMEHIDFLLSSITLEVEK; encoded by the coding sequence ATGAACAAAACACCAAATGAAGAAGGCAAAGTATCAACCAAAGATAAAATATTCCAAGTATCCATAGACCTTTTCTCAGAAAAAGGCTTCAATGCAGTTTCAATCAGGGAAATAGCACGTGAAGTGGGTATAAGAGAAAGTTCAATTTACAACCACTACAAAAACAAGGATGCAATACTGGACACCATAATAGAGTACTTCATGGAGATTATGGGATCTTCAGGCCCCCAAGAAGATGTGGGAGTAGATCTGCTCACCCAGAGCCCTGAAGCATTCCTAAAATGTGGTGCATCCATGTACATGGACCAGATCAACACCCCAACCATGAACAAGATCTGGAGGATAATATCCATAGAGATGTACCAAAATGAGAATATAAGACATATATTCCTTGAAAGTATGCTTGAAGAACCTTTGAAGTTCTGGGAGTCAATTTTCACCCAGTTGATCGAAAACAAACTAATAAAACCCTTTGATCCAAAAATTCTTGCAAGGGAGTACTTCTTCTTTGGAGTATACCTCTTCTTTGAACACTTCGTTTTAAGGTACCCCGATACAGAGGAATCCTTTATTGATACTGCAAAAGACAGGTTAATGGAACATATAGATTTTCTTTTATCTTCTATAACTCTTGAGGTAGAAAAATGA
- a CDS encoding DUF116 domain-containing protein has translation MKTSTPYSLKNGSNNSNGYYKDVSNFTDQVLSESEFHINDVIEDFEDFESKDVEKLFSKNMMVFEALMIGILWMNYIKRALKLDPESQKLLADLSRKRSENENLKPIVDPLRGVLATSVLLPEDPDSEEIPELTVENLDKLFKWLEATGEFQEELKHLRNWGDFLGSLSPQRSSSHLTNIFMFADWFEDVSTDALGKYTHNLEVFIDENREKHLWNEDIILFTRKRSEYHLNMFGAEVMSREFRESFKSRPRKALLLPGCMRSLTDSECVASDTNLGMKCAGCNPGCRVYALMKHGEMKGFEVYVVSHESSALSRSTQNDRKELGIIGVACIMNLISGGWKSESIGIPAQCVLLESCGCLHWMDPSEPSDINEDQLMKLLDNYNKTFEKGVPCASHSHGHKTVLTM, from the coding sequence ATGAAGACCAGCACTCCTTATTCACTCAAAAATGGATCCAACAATTCCAATGGATACTACAAGGATGTTTCAAACTTCACGGATCAAGTCTTATCTGAATCAGAATTTCATATAAATGATGTTATTGAGGATTTTGAGGATTTTGAATCAAAAGATGTAGAAAAATTATTTTCCAAAAATATGATGGTCTTTGAAGCCCTCATGATAGGCATTTTATGGATGAATTACATTAAAAGAGCACTTAAACTGGACCCGGAGTCCCAGAAACTCCTTGCAGATCTTTCAAGGAAGAGAAGTGAGAATGAGAACCTGAAACCCATTGTAGATCCCCTAAGGGGTGTCCTTGCAACTTCTGTTCTGCTTCCTGAGGATCCTGACTCCGAAGAAATTCCTGAACTGACTGTGGAAAATCTTGATAAACTGTTCAAATGGCTTGAAGCAACAGGAGAATTTCAGGAGGAATTGAAACATCTAAGAAACTGGGGTGATTTTTTAGGCAGTTTAAGTCCTCAAAGATCCTCTTCACACCTTACCAATATTTTCATGTTTGCAGACTGGTTTGAAGATGTCAGTACCGATGCACTCGGCAAGTACACACACAACCTCGAAGTTTTCATAGATGAGAACCGTGAAAAACACCTCTGGAATGAAGATATAATATTATTCACCAGGAAAAGGTCTGAGTACCATCTGAACATGTTTGGTGCTGAGGTTATGAGCAGAGAATTCAGGGAATCCTTTAAGAGCAGACCCAGAAAGGCTCTTCTGCTTCCAGGATGCATGCGTTCACTAACTGATTCTGAGTGCGTGGCTTCGGACACCAACCTTGGAATGAAGTGTGCAGGCTGCAATCCAGGTTGCAGGGTCTACGCCCTAATGAAACATGGCGAAATGAAAGGATTTGAGGTTTACGTTGTTTCCCATGAATCCTCTGCATTATCCCGGAGCACACAGAATGACCGGAAAGAGTTGGGAATAATTGGTGTTGCATGCATCATGAACCTAATATCTGGAGGCTGGAAATCAGAATCTATAGGTATTCCAGCCCAGTGTGTTCTTCTTGAAAGCTGTGGATGCCTGCACTGGATGGATCCTAGTGAACCCTCAGACATCAATGAAGATCAGCTTATGAAGCTTCTGGACAATTATAATAAAACATTTGAGAAAGGCGTGCCATGTGCAAGCCACTCCCATGGACATAAAACTGTTTTAACAATGTGA